Proteins from one Flavobacterium sp. N2038 genomic window:
- a CDS encoding S-adenosyl-l-methionine hydroxide adenosyltransferase family protein: protein MSIITLTTDYGLKDHFVGSLKGKILSENPKVQIIDISHDIDPFNTAEASYVIGASYLSFPKGTVHLIGVDIERNKENQHIAMQWNDHFFICADNGILSMLTQKIVPQKIVAINIHDRFPTEYSDLDIFIQVASHLAKGGLLNVIGKEIPAVKEVTELQAVVAADGNSLKGYVIYIDHFGNVVTNISKKQFLEISRGRPYEIVMKPKSIKTILPNYSSIATSDKYPIKTYEGEKLAIFNEAGFLEIAIFRSNPSKVGSANSLLGLNYRDVITIKFT, encoded by the coding sequence ATGTCAATAATTACCCTTACTACTGATTACGGCTTGAAAGACCACTTTGTTGGTTCGCTGAAGGGTAAAATACTTTCTGAAAATCCAAAGGTTCAGATTATTGACATTTCGCACGACATTGACCCATTTAACACTGCCGAAGCAAGTTATGTTATTGGCGCCTCTTATTTAAGTTTTCCAAAAGGAACAGTTCACCTGATTGGAGTGGATATTGAACGCAATAAAGAGAATCAGCATATTGCAATGCAATGGAACGATCATTTCTTTATTTGTGCCGATAACGGAATTCTAAGCATGCTTACGCAAAAGATTGTTCCGCAAAAAATTGTCGCCATCAATATACATGACCGTTTCCCTACTGAATATTCCGATTTGGATATTTTTATTCAGGTTGCTTCTCATTTAGCAAAAGGTGGTTTACTAAATGTTATTGGAAAAGAAATTCCGGCTGTTAAAGAAGTAACCGAACTACAGGCTGTTGTTGCTGCCGACGGAAATTCGCTAAAAGGATACGTTATATATATTGATCATTTTGGAAACGTGGTTACCAATATTTCAAAAAAACAATTCTTAGAAATTTCTCGTGGTCGTCCTTATGAGATCGTAATGAAGCCGAAAAGTATCAAAACGATATTGCCAAATTATTCGTCCATCGCCACTTCAGATAAATATCCGATTAAAACCTATGAAGGAGAAAAACTGGCTATTTTCAACGAAGCCGGTTTTCTGGAAATTGCGATTTTCAGAAGTAATCCTTCTAAAGTGGGTTCTGCAAATAGTTTATTGGGATTGAATTATCGAGATGTGATTACGATTAAATTTACTTAA
- a CDS encoding PhoH family protein: MNERIIELIDIAPKDFWGAQDSHLEIIKKYYPKLKIVARGTTLKAFGEKEVLDEFEKRFQRLMLHFTRYNNIDDNVIERVIMSDGQEEKKAYDHHKILVHGVGGKIIKAMTPNQQLLVDTIKKNDMVFAIGPAGTGKTYTGVAMAVKALKDKEVKRIILTRPAVEAGENLGFLPGDMKEKLDPYMQPLYDALRDMLPNEKLEDYILKGIIQIAPLAFMRGRTLDNAFVILDEAQNTTHSQMKMFLTRMGKNAKFMITGDPGQVDLPRRTISGLKEAILVLKDIEGIGIIYLDDKDIVRHRLVKKVIDAYKQIENND, translated from the coding sequence TTGAACGAAAGAATTATAGAGCTTATAGACATCGCTCCAAAAGACTTTTGGGGCGCACAGGATTCTCATCTTGAAATAATAAAAAAGTACTACCCAAAGCTTAAAATCGTAGCGCGAGGGACAACTTTAAAAGCTTTTGGCGAAAAAGAAGTTTTAGATGAATTCGAAAAAAGATTTCAAAGGCTTATGCTTCATTTTACCAGATACAACAACATTGATGATAATGTAATTGAACGTGTAATAATGAGTGATGGTCAGGAAGAAAAAAAAGCTTATGATCACCACAAAATATTAGTTCACGGGGTTGGCGGTAAAATTATAAAGGCTATGACGCCAAACCAGCAGTTACTGGTAGATACTATCAAAAAAAATGATATGGTATTTGCAATAGGTCCTGCCGGAACCGGAAAAACTTATACGGGCGTTGCAATGGCTGTAAAAGCACTTAAAGACAAAGAAGTAAAAAGGATCATATTAACACGTCCGGCGGTAGAAGCAGGGGAAAACCTGGGATTTTTACCCGGAGATATGAAAGAAAAACTAGATCCTTATATGCAGCCTCTTTATGATGCTTTACGCGACATGTTGCCTAATGAAAAACTCGAAGATTACATTTTAAAAGGAATTATTCAGATTGCGCCACTTGCGTTTATGCGTGGACGAACGCTTGATAACGCCTTTGTAATTCTGGATGAAGCGCAAAATACAACGCATTCGCAAATGAAGATGTTCTTAACCCGTATGGGGAAAAACGCTAAATTTATGATTACGGGAGATCCTGGTCAGGTCGATTTACCAAGAAGAACTATTTCTGGTCTTAAAGAAGCGATTTTGGTTCTGAAAGATATTGAAGGTATCGGAATTATTTATCTGGATGATAAAGATATCGTACGCCACAGATTGGTGAAAAAGGTAATCGATGCTTATAAACAAATAGAAAACAACGACTAA
- a CDS encoding DUF1801 domain-containing protein — protein sequence MKQLDDFYLNLEEPIKGTFLALREIILKQDKDITHVLKYGMPFFCYKGKMFCYLWKHKKNNQPYIGIVEGKHFDEPFLLQEKRSRMKIMILNSDEDLPLEEIELIIQKAINLYKSGIVKI from the coding sequence ATGAAACAATTAGACGATTTCTACTTAAACCTGGAAGAACCTATAAAAGGGACATTTCTTGCATTACGGGAAATTATTCTAAAACAAGACAAAGACATTACCCACGTTTTGAAATACGGAATGCCTTTTTTTTGCTACAAAGGAAAAATGTTCTGCTATTTATGGAAGCATAAAAAGAATAACCAACCTTATATTGGAATTGTAGAAGGAAAACATTTTGATGAACCTTTTTTGCTTCAGGAAAAACGATCGAGAATGAAAATTATGATACTTAATTCTGATGAAGACTTACCTTTAGAAGAGATTGAATTAATAATTCAAAAAGCTATAAATTTATATAAATCAGGAATTGTAAAGATTTGA
- a CDS encoding Cof-type HAD-IIB family hydrolase, giving the protein MTKLKNIKVVVSDLDGTLLNPQHKISEYTKSIFQELHNQNYLIVIATGRHHLDALSIIDTLEVPVYLVSSNGGRIHSPNKEELFAFNLDSDVVKAALNIEIDPDVTVVLFKENVWQTNKWNERLNSFQADLKYRPELVDYKTIEDFKAIKIFFSCENHEKLVKVRDAVLANSSEHLHHAFSLPTCLEFMDKSVDKAVAIEKVLEKEGFTLDEAISFGDGFNDLQMLSATGKGLIMGNAPSILKDALPDLEVIKTNAEDGVAKYIVSKILDKEFATS; this is encoded by the coding sequence ATGACAAAACTTAAAAATATAAAAGTTGTAGTAAGTGACCTTGATGGAACTTTGCTCAACCCTCAGCATAAGATTTCAGAATATACCAAATCTATTTTTCAGGAACTTCACAATCAAAATTATCTTATCGTTATAGCCACAGGACGTCATCATCTTGATGCATTGTCTATTATAGATACCCTTGAAGTGCCAGTTTACCTTGTAAGTTCTAATGGAGGAAGAATTCATTCGCCAAATAAAGAAGAACTTTTCGCTTTTAATTTAGACAGCGATGTGGTTAAAGCGGCATTAAACATAGAAATCGATCCAGATGTTACGGTTGTGTTATTCAAAGAAAATGTTTGGCAGACTAATAAATGGAATGAACGATTAAACTCTTTTCAAGCCGATTTAAAATATCGTCCTGAATTGGTAGATTACAAAACAATAGAAGATTTTAAAGCGATTAAGATTTTCTTCTCTTGTGAGAATCATGAGAAATTGGTAAAAGTAAGAGATGCTGTTTTGGCAAACTCTTCAGAACATTTGCATCACGCTTTTAGCTTGCCAACTTGTTTAGAATTTATGGACAAATCTGTAGACAAGGCAGTTGCAATTGAAAAAGTATTAGAAAAAGAAGGCTTTACTTTGGATGAAGCTATTTCGTTTGGCGATGGTTTTAATGATTTACAAATGTTGTCTGCAACCGGAAAAGGTTTGATTATGGGAAATGCACCTTCAATTTTAAAAGATGCTTTGCCAGATTTGGAGGTAATTAAAACAAATGCCGAAGATGGCGTTGCAAAGTATATTGTGTCTAAAATTTTAGATAAAGAATTTGCAACAAGTTAA
- a CDS encoding phosphoribosylaminoimidazolesuccinocarboxamide synthase: MSNTITTTNFNFPNQKSVYRGKVREVYNINDELLVMVATDRLSAFDVVLPKGIPYKGQILNQIATKFMELTQDIVPNWLIATPDPNVAVGHLCDPFKVEMVIRGYVSGHAAREYAAGRRQICGVTMAEGLKENDKFPEPIITPTTKADNGSHDEDISREDILSKGIVSKEDYLVLEKYTRALFQRGTEIAASRGLILVDTKYEFGKTKEGVIVLIDEIHTPDSSRYFYADGYAERQEKGEEQKQLSKEFVRRWLIENGFQGQEGQQIPDMTDAYIESVSERYIELYENILGEKFVKADIDNIDKRIDKNVLDYLSSK, encoded by the coding sequence ATGAGTAACACCATCACAACTACAAATTTTAATTTTCCTAATCAGAAATCAGTTTACCGCGGAAAAGTTAGAGAAGTTTATAATATTAACGACGAACTTTTGGTAATGGTTGCAACCGACAGACTTTCGGCTTTTGATGTAGTTTTACCAAAGGGAATTCCATACAAAGGACAAATCTTAAATCAAATTGCAACAAAATTTATGGAGTTGACTCAGGATATTGTTCCAAACTGGTTAATAGCTACTCCGGATCCAAACGTTGCTGTTGGACATTTGTGTGATCCTTTTAAAGTTGAAATGGTTATTAGAGGTTATGTTTCTGGTCATGCCGCACGCGAATATGCTGCAGGAAGAAGACAAATTTGCGGGGTAACAATGGCAGAAGGTTTAAAAGAAAATGACAAATTTCCTGAACCAATCATTACTCCAACAACAAAAGCAGATAATGGTTCTCATGATGAAGATATTTCTCGTGAAGACATTTTATCAAAAGGAATTGTTTCTAAAGAAGATTACCTGGTTTTAGAAAAATATACTCGTGCTTTATTCCAAAGAGGAACTGAAATTGCTGCTTCTCGCGGATTAATTTTAGTAGATACTAAATACGAATTTGGAAAAACTAAAGAAGGTGTTATTGTTTTAATTGATGAAATCCACACACCGGATTCTTCTCGTTACTTTTATGCTGACGGATATGCAGAAAGACAAGAAAAAGGAGAGGAGCAAAAACAATTATCAAAAGAGTTTGTACGCCGCTGGTTGATCGAGAACGGTTTTCAAGGACAGGAAGGACAACAAATTCCAGATATGACAGATGCATATATTGAATCTGTTTCTGAGAGATATATCGAATTATACGAGAATATTCTGGGAGAAAAATTTGTAAAAGCTGATATTGACAATATTGACAAACGTATTGATAAAAACGTATTAGATTACCTTTCTTCTAAATAG
- a CDS encoding ankyrin repeat domain-containing protein, producing the protein MKKTVIILGTAFVLFANLTTASNAKLESKNLIEIPFYLSSPLHIAVCNGDIDSVKKSIQYGADVNKIVRNMTPLMLAARFNNAEIVNILLANGAKPSIENTHGLKALDYARYAKATESEAILKGL; encoded by the coding sequence ATGAAAAAAACAGTAATTATTTTGGGAACGGCATTTGTGCTATTTGCGAATTTAACAACAGCTTCCAATGCGAAGTTAGAAAGTAAAAATTTAATCGAAATTCCTTTTTATTTATCATCGCCTTTGCATATTGCAGTTTGTAACGGAGATATTGATAGTGTAAAGAAAAGCATTCAATACGGCGCAGATGTAAATAAAATTGTGCGAAATATGACTCCTTTAATGCTGGCAGCTCGTTTTAATAATGCAGAAATTGTAAATATTTTATTGGCAAACGGAGCTAAACCTTCAATAGAGAATACGCATGGACTTAAGGCATTAGATTATGCCAGATATGCAAAAGCAACGGAATCTGAAGCTATTTTAAAAGGACTTTGA
- a CDS encoding SRPBCC family protein — MRIVKIILLVLIFVVSAVLIGAYFMPKEYAVQREVTINKPVDSVFNYVRYLKNQNEFSYWAKIDPKMKTTYKGTDGNIGSISAWESEVKEVGVGEQEITKIAVGKRIDFDLRFKKPMEDTAKGFMSTETIAGNQTKVKWGINGIIPYPMNIMLPMMKMDQMIGNDLQKGLENLKNKLEKE, encoded by the coding sequence ATGAGAATTGTCAAAATTATTTTACTCGTCCTTATTTTTGTTGTATCTGCAGTGCTAATTGGAGCTTATTTCATGCCAAAAGAATATGCTGTACAACGTGAAGTCACAATCAATAAACCTGTTGATTCTGTTTTTAACTATGTCAGATATTTAAAGAATCAAAACGAATTTAGTTATTGGGCTAAAATTGACCCAAAAATGAAAACTACTTATAAAGGAACAGATGGAAATATTGGATCAATTTCGGCCTGGGAAAGTGAAGTAAAAGAAGTAGGTGTCGGAGAACAGGAAATTACAAAAATTGCAGTAGGCAAAAGAATTGATTTTGATCTGCGCTTCAAAAAACCTATGGAAGATACTGCAAAAGGTTTTATGTCTACCGAAACTATAGCAGGAAATCAAACCAAAGTCAAATGGGGAATTAATGGCATTATCCCCTATCCAATGAATATCATGCTTCCGATGATGAAAATGGATCAAATGATTGGAAATGATTTGCAAAAAGGCCTTGAGAATTTAAAAAACAAGCTTGAAAAGGAATAA
- a CDS encoding ankyrin repeat domain-containing protein: MKNSVIILGVALVAFANVSMAANHVLEVKDPIVVSTYDATPLNVAVLKGDIEIVKKFIEYGANVNEMTDDMTPLMTAARYNKVEIIKILLAKGAHASDKNEKGFTALKYAQLSNATEAIAILKDLK; this comes from the coding sequence ATGAAAAATTCAGTAATTATTTTAGGAGTAGCTTTAGTAGCTTTTGCCAATGTATCAATGGCAGCAAATCACGTATTAGAAGTTAAAGATCCAATTGTTGTATCAACATATGATGCAACTCCATTAAATGTTGCCGTTCTTAAAGGTGATATAGAAATCGTTAAGAAATTTATTGAGTATGGTGCTAATGTAAACGAAATGACGGATGATATGACGCCATTAATGACAGCAGCCCGCTACAATAAAGTTGAAATTATTAAAATTTTATTAGCAAAAGGTGCGCATGCTTCTGATAAAAACGAAAAAGGTTTTACAGCATTAAAATATGCACAATTATCAAATGCAACAGAAGCAATTGCAATTTTGAAAGATTTAAAATAA
- a CDS encoding DUF2238 domain-containing protein yields the protein MKYIYFLISLFCISLVASVINSKEGFTCFLEIIPAIIGFLILAFTFKKFRFTNFTYTLILIHCIILFIGGHYTYAEVPLFDYIKEIFHQSRNNYDKIGHFAQGFVPAMIIRELFIRKEVINNKSFFNFIIVCICLAISAAYEFIEWFVSLATGEGGDSFLGTQGYIWDTQSDMLFATIGAITALILFSKIQDQQIKNGHF from the coding sequence ATGAAATATATCTATTTTCTAATATCCCTTTTTTGTATATCTTTAGTAGCCTCGGTTATAAATTCAAAAGAAGGATTTACTTGTTTTCTTGAAATTATCCCAGCTATTATTGGCTTCCTGATCTTAGCTTTTACTTTTAAGAAATTCAGGTTTACCAATTTTACCTATACATTAATCCTAATACATTGCATTATTCTGTTTATTGGCGGCCATTATACCTATGCAGAAGTTCCGCTATTTGACTACATAAAAGAAATATTTCATCAAAGCAGAAATAACTATGATAAAATAGGACATTTTGCGCAGGGTTTTGTTCCTGCAATGATTATAAGAGAACTATTCATTCGTAAAGAAGTGATCAATAATAAAAGCTTTTTTAACTTTATTATTGTCTGCATTTGTTTGGCTATTAGTGCCGCATACGAATTTATAGAATGGTTTGTTTCGCTTGCTACTGGCGAAGGAGGAGATTCGTTTTTAGGAACTCAGGGTTATATCTGGGACACACAGTCTGATATGTTATTTGCTACAATAGGAGCTATCACGGCCCTGATACTATTCTCTAAAATTCAGGATCAGCAAATAAAAAACGGCCATTTTTAA